In Armatimonadota bacterium, one DNA window encodes the following:
- a CDS encoding redoxin domain-containing protein: protein MKRILIALFAGAALVSAFAIAGQAGPTAAPDFKLDSAASKPVSLGDFKGKYVVLEWWNYGCPVVGKHYRSGNIPKLQKEFIDQGVVWLSICSSAPGKQGHVTADNAFDTMKRFGGAPSNILLDSAGTVGRAYKATATPQIVLISPKGEMLYNGAIDNDPSASGEAILKSENYLRRAWAEVKAGKAVSTPRTQAYGCNVKY, encoded by the coding sequence ATGAAACGAATCTTGATCGCACTGTTTGCAGGCGCCGCGCTGGTGAGCGCTTTCGCCATCGCGGGGCAAGCTGGGCCTACGGCTGCTCCCGACTTCAAACTCGATTCAGCCGCCAGCAAACCGGTCTCCTTGGGGGACTTCAAGGGGAAGTATGTGGTGCTGGAGTGGTGGAATTACGGCTGTCCGGTAGTGGGGAAGCATTACCGAAGCGGCAACATCCCCAAGCTCCAGAAAGAGTTCATCGATCAGGGCGTCGTTTGGCTCTCCATTTGCTCCTCGGCGCCCGGAAAGCAGGGCCACGTGACGGCCGACAATGCTTTCGACACGATGAAGCGGTTTGGTGGGGCTCCGAGCAACATCCTGTTGGACTCGGCCGGAACAGTGGGCAGGGCCTACAAAGCCACCGCGACACCGCAGATCGTGCTGATCTCGCCCAAAGGTGAGATGCTCTATAACGGCGCGATCGACAACGATCCGTCGGCGTCCGGTGAGGCGATTTTGAAGTCGGAGAACTACCTTCGCAGGGCGTGGGCCGAAGTGAAGGCAGGCAAGGCGGTTTCGACTCCTAGGACGCAGGCGTACGGCTGCAACGTCAAGTACTGA